The following are encoded together in the Ictidomys tridecemlineatus isolate mIctTri1 chromosome X, mIctTri1.hap1, whole genome shotgun sequence genome:
- the Slc6a8 gene encoding sodium- and chloride-dependent creatine transporter 1 isoform X2, which produces MAKKSAENGIYSVSGDEKKGPLIAPGPDGAPAKGDGPAGLGAPGGRLAVPPRETWTRQMDFIMSCVGFAVGLGNVWRFPYLCYKNGGGVFLIPYVLIALVGGIPIFFLEISLGQFMKAGSINVWNICPLFKGLGYASMVIVFYCNTYYIMVLAWGFYYLVKSFTTTLPWATCGHTWNTPDCVEIFRHEDCANASLANLTCDQLADRRSPVIEFWENKVLRLSAGLEVPGALNWEVTLCLLACWVLVYFCVWKGVKSTGKIVYFTATFPYVVLVVLLVRGVLLPGALDGIIYYLKPDWSKLGSPQVWIDAGTQIFFSYAIGLGALTALGSYNRFNNNCYKDAIILALINSGTSFFAGFVVFSILGFMATEQGVHISKVAESGPGLAFIAYPRAVTLMPVAPLWAALFFFMLLLLGLDSQFVGVEGFITGLLDLLPASYYFRFQREISVALCCALCFVIDLSMVTDGGMYVFQLFDYYSASGTTLLWQAFWECVVVAWVYGADRFMDDIACMIGYRPCPWMKWCWSFFTPLVCMGIFIFNVVYYEPLVYNNTYVYPWWGEAMGWAFALSSMLCVPLYLLGCLLRAKGTMAERWQHLTQPIWGLHHLEYRAQDADVRGLTTLTPVSESSKVVVVESVM; this is translated from the exons ATGGCGAAGAAGAGTGCCGAGAACGGCATCTACAGCGTGTCCGGCGACGAGAAGAAGGGCCCCCTCATCGCGCCCGGGCCCGACGGGGCCCCGGCCAAGGGCGATGGCCCCGCCGGCCTGGGGGCGCCTGGCGGCCGCCTGGCTGTACCACCACGAGAGACTTGGACGCGCCAGATGGACTTCATCATGTCGTGCGTGGGCTTCGCCGTGGGCCTGGGCAACGTGTGGCGCTTCCCCTACCTGTGCTACAAGAACGGCGGAG GTGTGTTCCTTATTCCCTATGTCCTCATTGCCCTGGTCGGAGGAATCCCCATTTTCTTCCTGGAGATCTCACTGGGCCAGTTCATGAAGGCCGGCAGCATCAACGTCTGGAACATCTGTCCTTTATTCAAAG GCCTGGGCTATGCCTCCATGGTGATCGTCTTCTACTGCAACACCTACTACATCATGGTGCTGGCCTGGGGCTTCTATTACCTGGTAAAGTCCTTCACCACCACTCTGCCCTGGGCCACGTGTGGCCATACCTGGAACACTCCTGACTGTGTGGAGATATTTCGCCACGAAGACTGTGCCAATGCCAGCCTGGCCAATCTCACATGTGACCAGCTTGCTGATCGTCGGTCCCCTGTCATCGAGTTCTGGGA GAACAAAGTCTTGAGGCTCTCTGCAGGGCTGGAGGTGCCAGGGGCCCTCAACTGGGAGGTGACCCTATGTCTGCTGGCCTGCTGGGTCCTGGTGTACTTCTGTGTGTGGAAGGGAGTCAAGTCAACAGGAAAG ATCGTGTACTTCACTGCTACATTCCCCTATGTGGTCCTCGTCGTGCTGCTGGTGCGTGGAGTGCTACTGCCTGGGGCCTTGGATGGCATCATCTATTATCTCAAGCCTGACTGGTCAAAGCTGGGGTCACCTCAG GTATGGATAGATGCTGGGACCCAGATTTTCTTCTCTTACGCCATCGGCCTGGGGGCCCTCACAGCCCTGGGCAGCTACAACCGCTTCAACAACAACTGTTACAA GGATGCCATCATCCTGGCACTCATCAACAGCGGGACCAGCTTCTTTGCTGGCTTTGTGGTCTTCTCCATCCTGGGCTTTATGGCCACAGAGCAGGGCGTGCATATCTCCAAAGTGGCTGAATCAG GGCCAGGCCTGGCCTTCATCGCCTACCCCCGGGCTGTCACGCTGATGCCTGTGGCCCCACTCTGGGCTGCTCTGTTCTTCTTCATGCTGCTGCTGCTCGGCCTGGACAGCCAG TTTGTAGGTGTGGAGGGCTTCATCACCGGCCTCCTCGACCTCCTCCCGGCTTCCTACTACTTCCGTTTCCAAAGGGAGATCTCCGTGGCTCTCTGCTGTGCCCTCTGCTTTGTCATCGACCTCTCCATGGTGACAGAT GGTGGGATGTATGTCTTCCAGCTGTTTGACTACTACTCAGCCAGTGGCACCACCCTGCTCTGGCAGGCCTTCTGGGAGTGTGTGGTGGTAGCCTGGGTGTATG GAGCTGATCGCTTCATGGATGACATTGCCTGTATGATTGGGTACCGACCTTGCCCCTGGATGAAATGGTGCTGGTCCTTCTTTACCCCGCTGGTCTGCATG GGTATCTTCATCTTCAATGTTGTGTACTATGAGCCGCTGGTCTACAACAATACCTACGTGTACCCGTGGTGGGGCGAGGCCATGGGCTGGGCCTTTGCACTCTCCTCCATGCTGTGTGTGCCCCTCTATCTGCTGGGCTGCCTCCTCAGGGCCAAGGGAACCATGGCAGAG CGCTGGCAGCACCTGACCCAGCCTATCTGGGGCCTCCACCATTTGGAGTACAGAGCTCAGGATGCAGATGTCAGGGGCCTGACCACCCTGACTCCAGTGTCCGAGAGCAGCAAAGTTGTGGTGGTGGAGAGTGTCATGTGA
- the Slc6a8 gene encoding sodium- and chloride-dependent creatine transporter 1 isoform X1: protein MGRGSLPTRGAPRGVFLIPYVLIALVGGIPIFFLEISLGQFMKAGSINVWNICPLFKGLGYASMVIVFYCNTYYIMVLAWGFYYLVKSFTTTLPWATCGHTWNTPDCVEIFRHEDCANASLANLTCDQLADRRSPVIEFWENKVLRLSAGLEVPGALNWEVTLCLLACWVLVYFCVWKGVKSTGKIVYFTATFPYVVLVVLLVRGVLLPGALDGIIYYLKPDWSKLGSPQVWIDAGTQIFFSYAIGLGALTALGSYNRFNNNCYKDAIILALINSGTSFFAGFVVFSILGFMATEQGVHISKVAESGPGLAFIAYPRAVTLMPVAPLWAALFFFMLLLLGLDSQFVGVEGFITGLLDLLPASYYFRFQREISVALCCALCFVIDLSMVTDGGMYVFQLFDYYSASGTTLLWQAFWECVVVAWVYGADRFMDDIACMIGYRPCPWMKWCWSFFTPLVCMGIFIFNVVYYEPLVYNNTYVYPWWGEAMGWAFALSSMLCVPLYLLGCLLRAKGTMAERWQHLTQPIWGLHHLEYRAQDADVRGLTTLTPVSESSKVVVVESVM from the exons ATGGGAAGGGGAAGCCTGCCCACTAGAGGGGCTCCAAGAG GTGTGTTCCTTATTCCCTATGTCCTCATTGCCCTGGTCGGAGGAATCCCCATTTTCTTCCTGGAGATCTCACTGGGCCAGTTCATGAAGGCCGGCAGCATCAACGTCTGGAACATCTGTCCTTTATTCAAAG GCCTGGGCTATGCCTCCATGGTGATCGTCTTCTACTGCAACACCTACTACATCATGGTGCTGGCCTGGGGCTTCTATTACCTGGTAAAGTCCTTCACCACCACTCTGCCCTGGGCCACGTGTGGCCATACCTGGAACACTCCTGACTGTGTGGAGATATTTCGCCACGAAGACTGTGCCAATGCCAGCCTGGCCAATCTCACATGTGACCAGCTTGCTGATCGTCGGTCCCCTGTCATCGAGTTCTGGGA GAACAAAGTCTTGAGGCTCTCTGCAGGGCTGGAGGTGCCAGGGGCCCTCAACTGGGAGGTGACCCTATGTCTGCTGGCCTGCTGGGTCCTGGTGTACTTCTGTGTGTGGAAGGGAGTCAAGTCAACAGGAAAG ATCGTGTACTTCACTGCTACATTCCCCTATGTGGTCCTCGTCGTGCTGCTGGTGCGTGGAGTGCTACTGCCTGGGGCCTTGGATGGCATCATCTATTATCTCAAGCCTGACTGGTCAAAGCTGGGGTCACCTCAG GTATGGATAGATGCTGGGACCCAGATTTTCTTCTCTTACGCCATCGGCCTGGGGGCCCTCACAGCCCTGGGCAGCTACAACCGCTTCAACAACAACTGTTACAA GGATGCCATCATCCTGGCACTCATCAACAGCGGGACCAGCTTCTTTGCTGGCTTTGTGGTCTTCTCCATCCTGGGCTTTATGGCCACAGAGCAGGGCGTGCATATCTCCAAAGTGGCTGAATCAG GGCCAGGCCTGGCCTTCATCGCCTACCCCCGGGCTGTCACGCTGATGCCTGTGGCCCCACTCTGGGCTGCTCTGTTCTTCTTCATGCTGCTGCTGCTCGGCCTGGACAGCCAG TTTGTAGGTGTGGAGGGCTTCATCACCGGCCTCCTCGACCTCCTCCCGGCTTCCTACTACTTCCGTTTCCAAAGGGAGATCTCCGTGGCTCTCTGCTGTGCCCTCTGCTTTGTCATCGACCTCTCCATGGTGACAGAT GGTGGGATGTATGTCTTCCAGCTGTTTGACTACTACTCAGCCAGTGGCACCACCCTGCTCTGGCAGGCCTTCTGGGAGTGTGTGGTGGTAGCCTGGGTGTATG GAGCTGATCGCTTCATGGATGACATTGCCTGTATGATTGGGTACCGACCTTGCCCCTGGATGAAATGGTGCTGGTCCTTCTTTACCCCGCTGGTCTGCATG GGTATCTTCATCTTCAATGTTGTGTACTATGAGCCGCTGGTCTACAACAATACCTACGTGTACCCGTGGTGGGGCGAGGCCATGGGCTGGGCCTTTGCACTCTCCTCCATGCTGTGTGTGCCCCTCTATCTGCTGGGCTGCCTCCTCAGGGCCAAGGGAACCATGGCAGAG CGCTGGCAGCACCTGACCCAGCCTATCTGGGGCCTCCACCATTTGGAGTACAGAGCTCAGGATGCAGATGTCAGGGGCCTGACCACCCTGACTCCAGTGTCCGAGAGCAGCAAAGTTGTGGTGGTGGAGAGTGTCATGTGA